CTTCTATTCCCTCTTTCTGTTAAAGGTATCACTATTGCCATTTGGTTTATAAGCTTAGCATCATCCTTCACTCTGACCAATCCATGTCTCCATATCTGATGAGTGGCCAAATCTGATTTAGTTTACCTCTACATCTACTCCCCCTTTTCTCTGCTCATACAGCCAACACCTTAATTAGTCACTCACCTCCCCTCATTTCTACTATTATCACAGCCTCCAAATAGGTACCTGCTACTtccagtctctcccttctctaatatATCTAATAAATATTCCCTCACAAAattaccaaaataatcttcctgaaGAATAGGTCTAACCATGCCATTGCTATATATAGGAAATTTCAGTGGCTCTCTATGCCACTCtgataaaatgcaaataaaacttgACATTTAATccccttctagtcttatttcagTTTACATTTCTAGACATTTCATATCTCTACCTTCTCATGTACTCTGTGTTCCAGCCAGACTGATctacttacttttttttcttaaactcacTCTTCTATCTTCTATAACCTTGTCTTAGCACAAGCTATCTCCCATGCAGCTAtttggtgcaatggatagagggaGGGTAcaagtagagtcaggaagacatgaattcaaatgttgcctcaaTCATGTGCtatgtgtaaccttgggcaagtggcTAAACCTCTATGttatattttcctcatctttaaaatagggataacaatagtacctacctcacaagatcGTTTTTGGAGATCAACTAAGTTAAAACATGTAAAGtgtttgtaaatcttaaagctatACTTGAAATCCACAATTCCTCACTTCCACCCCTAAGAATCCATATTTTCTTAAAAGACTCATCTCATGTGACACCTttcacaggaagcctttcttcatACCCCTAGTTCTTGGTTCATTCTCCTTCCTCAGCTTATTGTGTATTCAGATATTTATTTAAAGGTAGGATGTATAAAGACAGGAATCCATTGATTCCCCACcctattttaaagtaatttattacCTTTGTTAGGAAAGAACACAGTTTGATTCAATACACAAGTCAGAACTGGGTGTGAAGAAGGCTGTGTATAAATCCTTTAATCAAAGTAGGTTAGAGAGCTTTGTCATAAtctgggaaatttttataaaattagtaaCTACCTCAGAACTAGAGAAAGATCTGGGGTCTAGCAActgaaagaaaggagaatgaatACATGGAGTTGGTTCAAACAAAAATTGGCAGGACCAAGGACAACttgcaaaaggaaaaagagaaattattcctGAGCTgtgacagagaagggaagagagaacaaGAAGGCTCATTTTCCCCACAGGAATCTTggatcagaagacttgggttgaTCTAACCAGTTTTACCTGCTTTCTCAAGAACTAGAAGTTCCAAAGAAAGGTTTGGTCTTTCCCCATGTTCAGTTCTAGGATTTGTCCATTAACAGACATTTCAATATATTCTGCTATTTCTTTACATAAAAATTTCTGGTCATCTGAATTTTAGACCAatcacaaataaggaaaaagttAGAGAAAAGTATAAACACACATTAATCAGAATTGCAAGCATCTGTTTCAATATTAGCAATTTTCCTAGCTAGGGGATAGGTGCAATTGTGACTGTATGCCTAACTTTGCGCTCAATATAATGTCCCTAAAGCAGCAGAAGAAGAGAATCACACAGACCTGAGGAACAATTAGATTGCCCCTAATTTTAAAATAGGCTGAGTGTTTTTGTAGTAGGAAGTAATACACCAAAGAAGGGAAGGTACTATTTTTGTTTCTATCCTCATCTTCCCAAGATCTTTCATGttgaaggcatttaataaatcatttttgtttaatttcctaTGTTTTTGCAGTATTTACACATTATAAACCATTTTCATATATGCCAAGTCATTTGAGCCACAGGAATCATGTGTTTACATtatgaaggaaatgggaaagtttACAGACCCCAttttatcaacaaggaaaccCATTATCAGAAaatttaagtgtcttgtccaaatGTTATAGAACTTGTATGTGATGGAACAGGATACAAAATTTGAGGTCTTGTGACTTCACATCTAGACCTCCATTGTACAACAGTAGGTATTTGGAAGAAACCAAACCTGGTATATAAAACTGGCAATTTCATGGCAGTACTAGGAAATAGAGTCCAGGAAGCAGATAGTCTATGTCATCCACAGTCAAAAAGAGAAGACACATGTAGGAGGTGATCCTGAAAAATCCTGGGATTCATGTATGGAAAATGAGACTTCTGAAGCACAGTACCTGGTGCCATATTCTCAGGCTTAACCATACCCAGTCACCAAGAACAAGCCATTCTGTTAATGAGTCTTCTCAGGGCATCTTTGATGTCCCTGTTCCTCAGGCTATAAATGAAGGGATTCAACATGAGAGTAACCACTACGTACATCACTGATGCAACTGAGTTCTTCCAAGAGGACCCTGTAACTGAAGAACTCAGATATACTCCAAGAACTGTTCCATAGAATAATAAAACAACGCAGAGGTGAGACCCACAGGTAGAAAATGCTTTACACTTTCCCCCTGTGGATGGGACCCTTAATATAGAAGAACATATCTGAGTATAAGAGAAAATTATCCCTGTGAAGGGAAAAGCACCAAGCAGTACAGTTGTAAAATACACAAAGAAGTTATTGATGAGGGTGTCAGTACAAGAGAGCTTGAGAACGGGAGTAAGATCACAGTAAAAGTGTGGAATCTCACGTTCTGAACAAAACAAGAGTCTCATTACCAAAAGACAATGGAGTATTGCATTTAGAAGACTGATAGTCCAGGAAAGGAAAACAAGCAAGCCACAGAATTGTGGGCTCATGATGGTCACATAACTCAAAGGGTGACAAATGGCCACAAAGCGGTCATAGGCCATCACACCAAGGAGCAAGTTATCTGTACAAGTAAAAACCATGAAGAAGTACATCTGGGTGAGGCAGTCAGCATAGGAGATAGCTTTATTGTGTGTCAGGAAGTTCACCAGCATTTTGGGGACCAAGGTAGATACCAAACAGAAATCCACCAAGGACAGATTTGATAGGAAGAAATACATGGGGGTGTGAAGGTGAGAATCAGAACCAATGGTCAGCATGATGAGAAGGTTCCCACCCACAGTGACCAAGTACATGCTGAGGAACAGCCCAAAGAGAGGCAGCTGATGCTCTGGTTTCTCAGAAAATCCTAGAAGGAGAAATTCAGATATACTTGTTTGGTTTTCTGGTCCCATGTAGCTTCTTTTTCTGCTCGGAAAAAGATGGGAGAAGAATATTAAGTGAAAATTCAGACATCCCTAACATATAGGGAGGAAATTACAGGGAATGACTCAGAAGAGCTAAATTTGAAATATGGCTTTATAACATACTTCTTTTGTTCATCTGAATGATTCACTTCCCCCTGTCTAAGATTCatttttcctcatgtgtaaaatgaaaacaGTATACTAAATATTCCCTTTGATCACTTCAGattttctaattctacaaaatTCTGCTAACCacttttagaattttaattttattattttgacattgatatatgtatatacacacaggtatatatatatatatatatacatatatacatatatatgtttctttATCACTATAttggtacatatatatgcacatatatgctaTATCTCTAACAGAAAATATTTA
This sequence is a window from Monodelphis domestica isolate mMonDom1 chromosome 3, mMonDom1.pri, whole genome shotgun sequence. Protein-coding genes within it:
- the LOC100617064 gene encoding olfactory receptor 7D2, with protein sequence MGPENQTSISEFLLLGFSEKPEHQLPLFGLFLSMYLVTVGGNLLIMLTIGSDSHLHTPMYFFLSNLSLVDFCLVSTLVPKMLVNFLTHNKAISYADCLTQMYFFMVFTCTDNLLLGVMAYDRFVAICHPLSYVTIMSPQFCGLLVFLSWTISLLNAILHCLLVMRLLFCSEREIPHFYCDLTPVLKLSCTDTLINNFFVYFTTVLLGAFPFTGIIFSYTQICSSILRVPSTGGKCKAFSTCGSHLCVVLLFYGTVLGVYLSSSVTGSSWKNSVASVMYVVVTLMLNPFIYSLRNRDIKDALRRLINRMACSW